The stretch of DNA TCGACCGAGTACCGAAGACCGCGGAACGGACACAGCACCGCGAAGAAGCGCGGTGCTGTGTCCGGAACCAGGTTCCGTGCCGCCGGACGGCAGGCCGCCGCGCGCTACGACACGCGCGGGCGCACGTCGGCGGCGAGGGCGTCGACGAGTGCCTGGGCCTCGGCAGGGGTGCCGGCCACCGTGTCGATGTACACCTTGACCTTCGGCTCGGTGCCGCTCGGGCGGACGATGACCCGCGCGCCGCCCTCGAGGTCGTAGCGCAGGATGTCCGACGGCGGGAAGCCCGCGACGCCGTCCGAGTAGTCGGTCACGCCCGTGACGGCGAGGCCCCCGAGCGACGAGGGCGCCGACGACCGCAGGGCCGCCATGATCTCCCCGATGCGCGACAGGTCGTCCACGCGGGTCGACACCTGACCGGAGGCGAACGCCCCGAACTCGGCGGCGAACGCGTCGAGCTGGTCGGCGATCGTCCGCCCGTCCGCTGCCAGGGACACGGCGAGGTCGAGCAGCGCCAGGGCTGCCGAGATGCCGTCCTTGTCACGGACCACCGTGGGGTCGACGAGGTAGCCGAGCGCCTCCTCGTAGCCGAACACGAGACCGGGCACGCGTGACACCCACTTGAAGCCGGTCAGGGTGTCGCGGTACTCGAGCCCGTACCGCTCGGCCACGCGGGACAGCGCCGGCGAGGACACGATGGATGCGGCGAGCGTGCCCGACGCCTCCGGTGACCCGGCGGCGAACGCCTCGGCCGCACGCCAGCCGAGCAGCCACCCGACCTCGTTGCCGGACAGGCGACGGAAGGAGCCGGCACCGTCCGGGATCGCGAGTGCGAGCCGGTCGGCATCGGGGTCGTTCGCGATGACGAGGTCGGCGCCGACCGCGACCCCACGCGCGATCGACAGGTCCATCGCACCCGGTTCCTCCGGGTTCGGGAACGACACGGTCGGGAAGGCCCCGTCCGGCTCGATCTGCTCGGGCACCACGGCGGGCTCCGCGAAGCCCGCGGCGGCGAACACCGCGCGTGCCGTCTCCCACCCGACGCCGTGCATCGCCGTGTAGACCACCGTCGGCTGCGCGTCGACCGGGAGGCGCGGGGCCGGCACCGTCGCGGCCGTCGCGTCCACGTACGCCTGCACCAGGGCGTCACCCGCCACCGTGTAGTCCGTCGCGCGGACGAGGTCGCGGACGTCGCCCGCGGCGACCGCGTCGATCGCCGAGGCGATCTCGCCGTCGACCGGTGGGACGATCTGGGAGCCGTCGTCCTCACCCCCGAGGTAGACCTTGTAGCCGTTGTCCCGCGGCGGGTTGTGGCTGGCGGTCACCATCACGCCCGCGCCGACACCGAGGTGGCGGACGGCGAACGCGAGCACCGGGGTGGGCAGCGCCGACGGCAGCAGCGTGACGTCGAGCCCGAGGCCCCGCATCACCTCGGCCGAGTCCCGCGCGAAGACGTCCGAGTTGACCCGGCCGTCGTAGCCGATGACGACGCTGCGGTCGCGCCCGGTGTCGATCAGGAAGCGTGCGAGACCGGCGGCGGCCTGCGTCACGACGACGCGGTTCATGCGCTGCGGCCCGGCGCCGAGCTCGGCGCGGAGCCCCGCGGTGCCGAAGGCCAGCCGCCCGGAGAAGCGCTCGCGCAGCGACGCGGCCGCGGTCTCGTCCACGGGGTCGCCCGCGGCGGCGGCGACGAGCGCGTCGAGCTCGGCGCGGGTCTCGTCGTCCGGGTCCTGCTCCGACCAGGACCTGGCGGCGGCGAGCACTGCCTCCAGGCCGTCAGCAGCGGCGCCGTCCGTCGCGGGCTCGATCCCCTCGCCGAGGTCGCCGTCCGCGATCGCGCCGTCCGAGGCGCCCTCGTGCCGGGTCACAGCGCCGCCACCACGCGGGCGAGGAGGTCGGCGATGACCGGCTCGGCCTCGCGCCCGGCCTCGAGGACCTCGGCGTGCGAGAGCGGGGTCTTCTGGATGCCCGCGGCGAGGTTCGTGATGAGGGAGAAGCCGAGGACCTCCATGCCGGCCTGCCGGGCGGCGATCGCCTCGAGCGCGGTCGACATGCCGACGATGTGCCCGCCGATGGTCTTCGCCATCTGGACCTCGGCCGGGGTCTCGTAGTGCGGGCCGCGGAACTGCGTGTAGACGCCCTCGTCGAGGGTCGGGTCGATCGACTTCGCGACCGCGCGCAGACGCGACGAGTACAGGTCGGTCAGGTCGACGAACGTGGCGCCCTCGAGTGGGCTGTCCGCCGTCAGGTTGATGTGGTCGCTGATGAGGACCGGGGTGCCCGGCTTCCAGTGCTCCTTGATGCCGCCGGCACCGTTCGTGAGCACCATGACCGATGCGCCCGTGGTGGCCGCGGTGCGGACGCTGTGCACCACGCGACGGACGCCGTGGTTCTCGTAGTAGTGGGTCCGCGCGCCGATGACGAGCGCGTGCCGGCCGTCCTGCAGGCGGATCGAGCGGACGGTGCCGGAGTGCCCGGGCACCGCCGAGGCGCTGAAGCCGGGGACCTCGGCCGCGGGGATCTCGGACACCGTCTCGCCGATGATGTCGGCGGCCTTGCCCCAGCCGGACCCCAGGGTCAGGGCGATGTCGTGCCGTTCGATGCCGGACCGGTCGGCGATGACGGCGGCGGCGTCGCGGGCGACCTCGAACGGGTCGGCGGCGGGGTCGTTCAGCGGGTTCTCCGTGCTCATGCCCCAACTCTAGAGGCAGCGTCGGGAGCCGCTCAGTGCTCCCCGAGCGCCCGGTCCACCGCGGCGGTGATCTCGCCCTGGTCGAAGTGGTTCCGGATCACGATCACCTCGGCGTAGGTGTCCCCGATCGCCTCGACGAACTCCTGGCTGGTGAGGATCACGTTGGCGTCCTCGGCCACGGCGCGCACCGAGGCGACGTCCGCAGCGACGACCGACGCCGACAGCCCGAGCGCGTCGAGGGCCTTCTCGGCGTTCACCTTGAGGATGCCGCTCGACCCGATCCCCGCACCGCAGATCGTCACGATCTTCACGCCGACACCCCCATGATCGTCCGGACCTCGTCCGCCGACGTCGCCGCCGCGAGGCGAGCGGTCACGGTGTCGTCGTTGAAGGTGTTCGCGATGTCGCCGATGGACTCGAGGTGCGTGCCGACCTCGGCGACCGCGAGCCCGAGCACGACCGACACCGGGTCGTTGTGCGGGTGCCCGAACGACACCGGTTCCCGCAGGGTCACGACGGCCAACCCGTCACGCAGCACCGCGGGCCCCGGCCGGGCGTGCGCGAACGCGAGCCCGGGAGAGATGACGATGTACGGCCCGTGCTCCTCGACCAGGTCGATCATCGCGTCCGTGTACGGCGGCGTCGCGGCACCCGAGGTCACGAGCGCACCGCCGGCGAGCCGGAGCGCGTCGCGCCACGAGGACGCGCTCGCCCCGAGCACGACGGCGTCGTCCGGCAGCGGCGGGAGGGACATGGCTACGCCTCCTGGTGTCCGGCCGTGATGGTCGCGATGATCTCCTCGCGGTCCTCGAGCGGCAGGAACGAGCCGAGGGCGGCGTTGATCTGGAACGCGGCGAGGTCGTCGAGGTCGTAGCCGAAGGTGCCGGCCAGGAGCGCGAGCTCCTTCGACAGCGATGTGTTGCTCATCAGGCGGTTGTCGGTGTTCACCGTGACGCGGAACCCGAGCTGGTACAGCACGTCGAACGGGTGGTCGGCGAGGTCGTCGCCCCACGCCGCGATCGCACCGGTCTGCAGGTTCGACTGCGGCGCGACCTCGAGCGGGATCTCGCGGTCGCGGACCCACGACGCGACCTCGCCGAGCGACGCGAGCGTCGAGCCGTCACCGGCGTCGGACAGCGTGATGTCCTCGAAGATCCGGACGCCGTGCCCGAGGCGGAGGGCGCGGCCGTCGACCAGCGCCGAGCGGATCGACGCGAGCCCGTCGGCCTCACCCGCGTGGACCGTCACGGGGAACAGCTCCGACGCCAGGTACTCGAACGCCGCGCGGTGGTTCGCCGGCGGGAACCCGGCCTCGGCCCCCGCGATGTCGAAGCCGACCACGCCGCGGTCGCGGTGCCGGACGGCGAGCTCGGCGATCTCGAGGGACCGGTCGGCGTGACGCATCGCGGTGACGAGCTGGCCGATCCGGATCGAGCCGCCGGCGGCGTCGACTGCCTCCTCGATGCCGGCCTGCACCGCCTCGACGGTCTGGTCGAGCGTCAGCCCGCCCCGCAGGTGCTGCTCCGGCGCCCACCGGATCTCGCCGTAGACGACGCCGTCGGCGACGAGGTCCTCGACGAACTCCTTCGCGACGCGGTGCAGCTGCGGTGCGGTCTGCATCACCGAGGTGGTGACGTCGAAGGTCTTCAGGTACTCGACGAGCGAGCCGCTGTTCGACTGCTCGGCGAACCACGCCCCCAGGGCCTCGGAGTCCGTCACCGGCAGCTCGACGCCCGCCTGGTCCGCCAGGTCGACGATCGTCGCGGGGCGCAGACCGCCGTCGAGGTGGTCGTGCAGCGAGACCTTGGGCAGGTCGTCGATGACCGCTCCGGCGTCGGGCAGGCGGTGGGTGGGGGCGTCGGCGCTCATGCTCCCAGGCTATCGGTGGTCGCCGACGCCGCGTCCGTACCTGTGCACAACAGACGGGCGGACGGCCTGGAGGCTCCCCACAGCCGTGCGGGGAGCCTCCGGTCGTCGACGTGGCCGGGTCGCGGCCGTGGCGCTCAGCCCGTGATGCGCTCGCGCACGATCGGCCCGCGTTCGGGCGCGGTCGTCCCGATCGCCCACGCACCCTCGAGCGACTCCAGCGCGCGGTCGAATCGCGCCGGCTCGTCGGTGTGCAGCGTCCAGAGCGGCTGCCCGGCGGTGACGGTGTCGCCCGGCTTGACGTGCAGCTCGATGCCGGCACCCGCCTGCACCGGGTCCTGCGCGCGGGCACGACCGGCACCGAGGCGCCACGCGGCGATGCCGAACGGCAGGGCGTCCTGCTGCACGAGCACGCCGGACTCCGTCGCGGTGACGACGTGCTGCTCGCGGGCGACCGGCAGGTCGGCCGACGGGTCGCCGCCCTGGGCCGCGATCATCCGGCGCCAGGTGTCCATCGCCCGGCCGTCGGCCAGCGCTGCCGCGGGGTCGGCGTCCGGCAGCCCGGCGAGCCGCAGCATCTCCTCGGCCAGCGAGACGGTCAGCGCCACCACGTCGGACGGCCCGCCACCGGCGAGGACCTCGACCGACTCGCGGACCTCGAGCGCGTTGCCGATCGTCAGTCCGAGCGGGACCTCCATGTCGGTGAGCAGCGCCGAGGTCGCGACCCCGGCGTCGTTCCCGAGGTCGACCATCGTCTGCGCGAGCTCCTTCGACGCCTCGTACGTCGGCATGAAGGCACCGGAGCCGAACTTGACGTCGAGCACGAGCGCCCCCGTGCCCTCGGCGATCTTCTTCGACATGATGCTCGACGCGATGAGCGGGATGCACTCGACGGTGCCCGTGATGTCGCGGAGCGCGTAGAGCTTCTTGTCGGCCGGGGCGAGCCCGGAGCCGGCGGCGCAGATGACCGCACCCACCTCCGACAGCACCTGCATCATGCGGTCGTTCGAGATCGACGCCTGCCACCCCGCGATGGACTCGAGCTTGTCGAGCGTGCCGCCGGTGTGACCGAGCCCGCGCCCGGACAGCTGCGGGACCGCCACGCCGAAGGACGCCACGAGCGGCGCGAGCGGCAGCGTGATCTTGTCCCCGACGCCACCCGTCGAGTGCTTGTCCACCGTGGTCTTGCCGAGCGAGCCGAACGACATCCGCTCCCCCGACGCGATCATCGCGAGGGTCAGGTCCTTGATCTCCCGGCGCTCCATGCCGTTCAGGAAGATCGCCATCGCCAGGGCCGCCATCTGCGGGTCCTCGACGTAGCCGCGCGTGTAGGCGTCGACGAGCCAGTCGATCTCGGGGGTGCTCAGCGCATCGCCGGACCGCTTGGTGCGGATGAGGTCGACGGTGTCGAAGGGCTCGACGGCCATGTCAGTGCTCTTCCTGGTAGGTGGCGAGGGT from Curtobacterium sp. SGAir0471 encodes:
- a CDS encoding phospho-sugar mutase, whose amino-acid sequence is MEAVLAAARSWSEQDPDDETRAELDALVAAAAGDPVDETAAASLRERFSGRLAFGTAGLRAELGAGPQRMNRVVVTQAAAGLARFLIDTGRDRSVVIGYDGRVNSDVFARDSAEVMRGLGLDVTLLPSALPTPVLAFAVRHLGVGAGVMVTASHNPPRDNGYKVYLGGEDDGSQIVPPVDGEIASAIDAVAAGDVRDLVRATDYTVAGDALVQAYVDATAATVPAPRLPVDAQPTVVYTAMHGVGWETARAVFAAAGFAEPAVVPEQIEPDGAFPTVSFPNPEEPGAMDLSIARGVAVGADLVIANDPDADRLALAIPDGAGSFRRLSGNEVGWLLGWRAAEAFAAGSPEASGTLAASIVSSPALSRVAERYGLEYRDTLTGFKWVSRVPGLVFGYEEALGYLVDPTVVRDKDGISAALALLDLAVSLAADGRTIADQLDAFAAEFGAFASGQVSTRVDDLSRIGEIMAALRSSAPSSLGGLAVTGVTDYSDGVAGFPPSDILRYDLEGGARVIVRPSGTEPKVKVYIDTVAGTPAEAQALVDALAADVRPRVS
- a CDS encoding purine-nucleoside phosphorylase; this translates as MSTENPLNDPAADPFEVARDAAAVIADRSGIERHDIALTLGSGWGKAADIIGETVSEIPAAEVPGFSASAVPGHSGTVRSIRLQDGRHALVIGARTHYYENHGVRRVVHSVRTAATTGASVMVLTNGAGGIKEHWKPGTPVLISDHINLTADSPLEGATFVDLTDLYSSRLRAVAKSIDPTLDEGVYTQFRGPHYETPAEVQMAKTIGGHIVGMSTALEAIAARQAGMEVLGFSLITNLAAGIQKTPLSHAEVLEAGREAEPVIADLLARVVAAL
- a CDS encoding PTS sugar transporter subunit IIB, with the protein product MKIVTICGAGIGSSGILKVNAEKALDALGLSASVVAADVASVRAVAEDANVILTSQEFVEAIGDTYAEVIVIRNHFDQGEITAAVDRALGEH
- a CDS encoding PTS sugar transporter subunit IIA, which encodes MSLPPLPDDAVVLGASASSWRDALRLAGGALVTSGAATPPYTDAMIDLVEEHGPYIVISPGLAFAHARPGPAVLRDGLAVVTLREPVSFGHPHNDPVSVVLGLAVAEVGTHLESIGDIANTFNDDTVTARLAAATSADEVRTIMGVSA
- a CDS encoding adenosine deaminase, which translates into the protein MSADAPTHRLPDAGAVIDDLPKVSLHDHLDGGLRPATIVDLADQAGVELPVTDSEALGAWFAEQSNSGSLVEYLKTFDVTTSVMQTAPQLHRVAKEFVEDLVADGVVYGEIRWAPEQHLRGGLTLDQTVEAVQAGIEEAVDAAGGSIRIGQLVTAMRHADRSLEIAELAVRHRDRGVVGFDIAGAEAGFPPANHRAAFEYLASELFPVTVHAGEADGLASIRSALVDGRALRLGHGVRIFEDITLSDAGDGSTLASLGEVASWVRDREIPLEVAPQSNLQTGAIAAWGDDLADHPFDVLYQLGFRVTVNTDNRLMSNTSLSKELALLAGTFGYDLDDLAAFQINAALGSFLPLEDREEIIATITAGHQEA
- a CDS encoding thymidine phosphorylase; the encoded protein is MAVEPFDTVDLIRTKRSGDALSTPEIDWLVDAYTRGYVEDPQMAALAMAIFLNGMERREIKDLTLAMIASGERMSFGSLGKTTVDKHSTGGVGDKITLPLAPLVASFGVAVPQLSGRGLGHTGGTLDKLESIAGWQASISNDRMMQVLSEVGAVICAAGSGLAPADKKLYALRDITGTVECIPLIASSIMSKKIAEGTGALVLDVKFGSGAFMPTYEASKELAQTMVDLGNDAGVATSALLTDMEVPLGLTIGNALEVRESVEVLAGGGPSDVVALTVSLAEEMLRLAGLPDADPAAALADGRAMDTWRRMIAAQGGDPSADLPVAREQHVVTATESGVLVQQDALPFGIAAWRLGAGRARAQDPVQAGAGIELHVKPGDTVTAGQPLWTLHTDEPARFDRALESLEGAWAIGTTAPERGPIVRERITG